TTGTGACATGAAATTGCTGCAGAAATTTACAgcaatgtttcttttttctgtgTTTGATTTACATTCTCTTTTGTGTTTCAGATTCTCAACTGGTTATCCCACAGTCCCACAGAGATAGAGAGCTATATAAGGCCAGGTTGTATCATATTAACGATATATCTTTGTCTTGAAAAATCTGCATGGGAAGAGGTATTGCTTAATATAATGCTACGATACTGGTTGCCAGAATAATACATttgaaaaggagaaaataatttaaatgtgttTATTACTATTTTGATATTGCAGCTCTGCTGTAATCTAGGATCCAGCTTGAGAAAGCTTCTTAGCTCGTCAAATGATACATTTTGGAGAACAGGGTGGGTATTTGCAAGGGTCCAGCACTCTGTGGCTTTTCTGTATAACGGTTTGTTCTCCCTTATACTGTGTTGTGTGAGCATTCCTCTCATGTGATTGCAGTTTTTTAGTATCCTGAAGAAATATGTTGTTAATTATCTCTCCTGCAGGTCAGGTAGTCTTAGATGTGCCCTTGTGTCTCAAAAGCTCACATCATTGTACGATTTCATGCATTAAACCACTTGCTGTTCCTGCAAGTGCTAGGGCTCACTTTATTGTGAAAGGTTGCAACCTTTCCCAGTCTAGTACAAGGTAAGTCCCTTTACATTCAAAGTTGTTAACTTAATGAAAGGTTCTAGCAAGAGGAGAGTATTTGTGTACTGGAAGAAGCTTATGTTGAACTACACAGTACTTACTTTTGTTCCATGCATATCATGCTGCAGTAGTACTGATTCTAATTACTGTCAGTAGTACTGATCCAGCCATAATTTTATACAGGAATCATagagatttttattttgaggGTTCAAGGGTATAAATTGGATTTTAATCTTCGTCTTCTGTGTAGGATTTTGGATATAGGGAAGATCCTAGTTTAAAATTGTGTTTGTTGGGATTAGCCCAGATGTTGATCTGTTGCTAATGATTTCCAGGTTGCTCTGTGCACTTGAAGGGAAGTATGTGGTACATGCTAGTTGTCATGATTTGATTGGTGAAGATGAGGAATCCATTCAGCATCTCAACTTCTCTTGTCATATACCAGATGTAACTGGGAGGGGTTTTATTGAGGTGCTATCACTTTATCACACTCCAAAAATTTTCAATGGGGTTTTCTTTGAAATATTCCTTAGTTTCATTTTGAAAGCATTAGAGTGTATCCTGTAAACTTACTGAAATTAACAGAAATATTCAAAGGTCTGGCGCATACTTCAGACATGTCATCTGTGTCATGAATAACTCCTTCATTAATGATTCAATATTGCTGTTGTTGATGTCTGCCATTTGGTTCTTGTAGTAGCTCTTAGAAACTTGGTAGCTTTCAATTAACCTTAAACCATGTAGCGTAGGTTTCCTTATAAACTCTTTAAAACAACCTTTTATGAATAAGGTTGATAATTCCACATTGATTatatgaccaaattataatatataattaaatgcaaatcttattttaaaagttgtatgaaaattatgtaaaaCACTTCTCATGCATGTTTCCCAACAAAGAAAGCACAAAAGTAGCTTTTGGAAATTAAATCTATAGATGTGAGATagctttttctatttttctagttTCTGAAAATACATTTTGATGATAAATGCTGTCAGGTGGAAGACCATTGTCTTAGAAGCTGTTCCTTTCCATTTATAGTTGCAGAGAAAGAAGTCTGTTCAGAGATCTGCAAGCTGGAGAATGTGATTGAGGCTGCTGAAACCACTAATGATTTCCAGATTAAAAACCAACAAATGGAAGAAAAGGCTCAAGCTCTTAATTTCTTGCAAGAAATGGGTTGGCTTCTTCATAGAAGTCGTATGAAAGTTAGGCTAGGTCCCATGGCTCCTATCCATGATCTCTTCCAATTTAATCGGTTCACGTGGCTAGTTGACTTCTCTATGGACCATGGTTGGTGTGCTGTGATGAAAAAACTATTGGATATTATATTTGATGGGGGTGTTGATACAGGAGAACAGGCCTCCATTGAGCTTGCATTGTTAGACTTGAGTCTTCTACACAAAGCTGTGAAGAGAAACAATAGACCTATGGTAGAACTACTATTAAGATTTGTGCCAGTTAAAACATCAGATGGTGCTGACAGTGAGGTGAAGCAAGTTGAAAAGGCCTCCGACAGATTCTTATTTAGACCTGATACTGTTGGGCCAGCTGGATTGACTCCTCTTCATGTTGCAGCAACTATGAGAGGCTCAGAGAACGTGTTGGATGCATTAACTGATGATCCAGGAATGGTAATTCCTTTATTGTCTCTATTCTGTAACTTTATGTTTTCTCATGCTTTTGCATTGTACTACTTCATACTATGGGGGAAAAGGGGAAATGACTACAAGGAAAAACTAGTGTTTCTCCTCCTTTTCACCTGAATTTTGGACCGGTGAATGAATGTGTGGATACAATGGGAAGAGAAATGAGGTGACCCTTGAGTTCAATATAGTGGTTTCTAGTAGGTGCACTCATTGAATAGGCGTAATAATTCCTTTCATGCGCAGTCTCATGCTTGTTGAGGTTTTCTGAGTTCATATCTTTCTTTAGGAAACCACATCAAGTGTCATATAACATGAACATTTAGCAGATAATGCATATGTCCATGGAAACTTGCATGGTTTTCTGTATATTTTTAAGTACACAATGCTTTAACCTTATGTCTGTTGTGTTCAGGTAGGAATTGAAGTATGGAAAAGTGCCCGAGATAGTGCAGGTTTGACCCCTAACGACTATGCATGTCTTAGGGGCTATTACTCTTACGTTCAACTTGTCGAGAGGAAGACCAAGAAAAAGGGTGAAAGACTACATGTGGTTGATATCCCTGGCACTGTTGCAGACAGTGGTATAAGAAAGCAGAAGCAATCAGGTAAAGTTTCTAGTTTACAGACAGAGAAGATTGAAACCACAGAAATGGGAAGTAACTGCAGGGTGTGCCAGCAGAAGTTGGTTTATGGTGGCATAAGAACTGGTGTGGTTTATAGGCCAGTCTTGCTGTCCATGGTGGCCATAGCAgctgtgtgtgtctgtgtggcTTTGCTCTTCAAAAGCTCACCTAGAGTTTACTATGTCTTCCAGCCTTTCAACTGGGAATCATTGGAGTATGGAACAATATAGTGCTGTTTTCCTGCTGTAGCTGCACCTTTTTTTAGTTTACAAGTGAAAGTCTTAGATTTTGAGTATATACAGTATActcagtatatatatatatatatatatatatatataaaggttgAAGCTTCACATGTTGTGAACAGAATCTTGATCATGCAACCTGTTAAATATGTGGCTAACGCTATGTTAACATTGTGTGGAATGAAAGGGATAAACAGGCAAACAAACAGACATACTTGTATGAACATAAActtaaacaaacaaacaatctaaGGGATGATCATAGAAGAACAGTGTATGAATCTCAATAAATGTCTCAGGTGCCATGAACatacttaatatttattttatataacttaaatctatatttttgctattatatatttttttcctcttaatttacaaaattattatctcgttttaatatgatttttattttatatgttcacaaaacaaaatggtgaaaataactattttttctattttctgtgtagttttttttatctctattaattttaaacagaTACTTTGCTGCTTGactttgtgtgtgtgtgcgcaaaaagtaaaaaaacaaatgaGTGTAAAATGACTTAAATATCTAAGAAAAAACTAtgacattttttattagttaaaatttattaaaattaaaagaattttttagtataatactATATCTTATAATCTTATTTTACCTTGTTTTCTTATAAATCAAATAGAATACTAGTACTTGTTTTTTATTCCTAATGGAAATaaggatgaaaatgaaaaatggtaAATttccaatatatatttttatggaaTGTTTGTTATGGTAGTGAACAATGAgctaaaaattatagaaaaagaattgaaaatcatttattcttaatttagataccaatatatcattataaaatataaaataataaaaaaacaataaaagaaatataaattaaatttttatcaaatattctctttaaagatgaaataatattattagatgaaaaatatttgtgtcGGTAAACATTTACATATATGAGACATATGAGACATACGAGACAGGGATCACTATtcttttaaaagatgaaaaaaatgagacaaataattgattatttatcatatatgagtaggaagtattttaa
This genomic stretch from Vigna radiata var. radiata cultivar VC1973A chromosome 7, Vradiata_ver6, whole genome shotgun sequence harbors:
- the LOC106766721 gene encoding squamosa promoter-binding-like protein 1, whose product is MEAEFGGKNQYLYGPVVSGMKKAVGNGKRSLEWDLNDWKWDGDLFTAQPLNSVPSDCRSRQFFPPHPEIPAKKANLANDFSSSLINPGEGKKELEKRRRRVIGEGEGEGMNDEGGSLSLNLGGHGYPFMVEGEEKGGKKTKVIGTTTASATTSNRAVCQVQDCTADLGNAKDYHRRHKVCDVHSKATVALVGDVMQRFCQQCSRFHVLQEFDEGKRSCRRRLAGHNRRRRKTHPDVTVVNEGSHNSGRGSSYLLMSLLRILTNLHTNGSDHTRNQDILSHLLRNLASLAAPNNDRTLASLLENSKGLLNDGTSGGAHDEPNLHSNTPEASRPSGSSLQIDNGFISQDPPISMAQCETRPTNGGVENLRPPSGAPFSSISQSKGNLPCQLTATETTLRRNNLNNVDLNNVYSDVQNTDENHKKPYPHVASEVGSSDLPSWLQCASLKSSGEAKSCTDRIVFKLFGKNPSNFPLLLRSQILNWLSHSPTEIESYIRPGCIILTIYLCLEKSAWEELCCNLGSSLRKLLSSSNDTFWRTGWVFARVQHSVAFLYNGQVVLDVPLCLKSSHHCTISCIKPLAVPASARAHFIVKGCNLSQSSTRLLCALEGKYVVHASCHDLIGEDEESIQHLNFSCHIPDVTGRGFIEVEDHCLRSCSFPFIVAEKEVCSEICKLENVIEAAETTNDFQIKNQQMEEKAQALNFLQEMGWLLHRSRMKVRLGPMAPIHDLFQFNRFTWLVDFSMDHGWCAVMKKLLDIIFDGGVDTGEQASIELALLDLSLLHKAVKRNNRPMVELLLRFVPVKTSDGADSEVKQVEKASDRFLFRPDTVGPAGLTPLHVAATMRGSENVLDALTDDPGMVGIEVWKSARDSAGLTPNDYACLRGYYSYVQLVERKTKKKGERLHVVDIPGTVADSGIRKQKQSGKVSSLQTEKIETTEMGSNCRVCQQKLVYGGIRTGVVYRPVLLSMVAIAAVCVCVALLFKSSPRVYYVFQPFNWESLEYGTI